In Sorghum bicolor cultivar BTx623 chromosome 8, Sorghum_bicolor_NCBIv3, whole genome shotgun sequence, one genomic interval encodes:
- the LOC8063258 gene encoding protein LIKE COV 1 isoform X2 — MSPATRTTRSRPLPSSSPGRRRPRRQRACSTFTTIPPASRQRIVGSSAVADLSTMVQAFSRVIRSWAWKKFMSGCVILLPIAITFYTTWWFIRFVDGFFSPIYVHLGIHLFGLGFVTSISFIFLVGVFMSSWLGASLLGLGEFCIKRMPLVRHIYSASKQISAAISPDQSSRAFKEVVIIRHPRIGEYALGFITSTVALRGAGVRGDQQDLACVYVPTNNLYLGDIFLMSRADVIIPDLSVREAIEIVLSGGMSVPKIISAVEGAVGLGDHGLAIKDS; from the exons ATGTCGCCGGCGACGAGGACGACTCGGAGCCGACCGCTCCCGTCATCATCGccgggccgccgccgcccacgaCGTCAGCGCGCGTGCTCCACCTTCACCACCATCCCACCGGCATCGAG ACAGAGGATAGTTGGTTCAAGTGCTGTTGCTGATTTGTCAACCATGGTGCAGGCGTTTTCGAGAGTGATACGGAGCTGGGCATGGAAGAAGTTTATGTCTGGATG TGTCATCCTGCTCCCGATCGCCATCACCTTCTACACGACATGGTGGTTCATCCGCTTCGTCGACGGCTTCTTCTCGCCCATCTACGTCCATCTCGGGATACATCTCTTCG GCCTCGGGTTTGTCACCTCCATCAGCTTCATCTTCCTCGTGGGCGTGTTCATGTCGTCGTGGCTGGGCGCCTCCCTCCTCGGCCTCGGCGAGTTCTGCATCAAGAGGATGCCGCTGGTGCGCCACATCTACTCGGCTTCCAAGCAGATCAGCGCCGCAATATCGCCAG ACCAGAGCTCAAGAGCCTTCAAGGAGGTGGTGATCATCCGGCACCCGAGGATCGGCGAGTACGCGCTGGGCTTCATCACGTCCACGGTGGCGCTGCGTGGCGCCGGCGTCCGCGGCGACCAGCAGGACCTTGCCTGCGTCTACGTGCCCACCAACAACCTCTACCTTGGGGACATCTTCCTCATGAGCCGCGCCGACGTCATTATCCCGGACCTCTCCGTCCGGGAGGCCATCG AGATTGTTCTTTCAGGTGGCATGTCGGTACCAAAGATCATATCGGCGGTGGAGGGGGCCGTTGGCCTCGGCGACCACGGCTTAGCAATAAAGGATTCCTAG
- the LOC8063258 gene encoding protein LIKE COV 1 isoform X1, with amino-acid sequence MAGRERDREMLLPVVAGEHVAGDEDDSEPTAPVIIAGPPPPTTSARVLHLHHHPTGIEAFSRVIRSWAWKKFMSGCVILLPIAITFYTTWWFIRFVDGFFSPIYVHLGIHLFGLGFVTSISFIFLVGVFMSSWLGASLLGLGEFCIKRMPLVRHIYSASKQISAAISPDQSSRAFKEVVIIRHPRIGEYALGFITSTVALRGAGVRGDQQDLACVYVPTNNLYLGDIFLMSRADVIIPDLSVREAIEIVLSGGMSVPKIISAVEGAVGLGDHGLAIKDS; translated from the exons ATGGCCGGGAGGGAGAGGGACCGGGAGATGCTCCTCCCGGTGGTGGCCGGCGAGCATGTCGCCGGCGACGAGGACGACTCGGAGCCGACCGCTCCCGTCATCATCGccgggccgccgccgcccacgaCGTCAGCGCGCGTGCTCCACCTTCACCACCATCCCACCGGCATCGAG GCGTTTTCGAGAGTGATACGGAGCTGGGCATGGAAGAAGTTTATGTCTGGATG TGTCATCCTGCTCCCGATCGCCATCACCTTCTACACGACATGGTGGTTCATCCGCTTCGTCGACGGCTTCTTCTCGCCCATCTACGTCCATCTCGGGATACATCTCTTCG GCCTCGGGTTTGTCACCTCCATCAGCTTCATCTTCCTCGTGGGCGTGTTCATGTCGTCGTGGCTGGGCGCCTCCCTCCTCGGCCTCGGCGAGTTCTGCATCAAGAGGATGCCGCTGGTGCGCCACATCTACTCGGCTTCCAAGCAGATCAGCGCCGCAATATCGCCAG ACCAGAGCTCAAGAGCCTTCAAGGAGGTGGTGATCATCCGGCACCCGAGGATCGGCGAGTACGCGCTGGGCTTCATCACGTCCACGGTGGCGCTGCGTGGCGCCGGCGTCCGCGGCGACCAGCAGGACCTTGCCTGCGTCTACGTGCCCACCAACAACCTCTACCTTGGGGACATCTTCCTCATGAGCCGCGCCGACGTCATTATCCCGGACCTCTCCGTCCGGGAGGCCATCG AGATTGTTCTTTCAGGTGGCATGTCGGTACCAAAGATCATATCGGCGGTGGAGGGGGCCGTTGGCCTCGGCGACCACGGCTTAGCAATAAAGGATTCCTAG
- the LOC8063259 gene encoding L-galactose dehydrogenase yields MELRELGGTGLRVSAVGFGASPLGNVFGDVPRDTARAAVRRALDLGINFFDTSPYYGGTVSESVLGDCLRHAAVPRDRVVVATKCGRYKDEGFDFSADRVTRSIDESLARLGLDYVDILHAHDIEFTHLDQIVNETIPALQKIKESGKARFIGITGLPLSIYPYVLDRVAPGSVDLILSYCHYGINDTSLVDLLPYLKSKGVGVISASPLSMGLLTDNGPPEWHPAPEQLKSACRAAADHCRKKGRSITKLAMQYSLMNNEISTILVGMNSSEQVEENVAAALELSTSGIDEELLREVEAILEPVKNLTWPSGIQQV; encoded by the exons ATGGAGCTCCGCGAGCTGGGCGGTACGGGCCTCCGAGTCAGCGCCGTCGGCTTTGGCGCCTCCCCGCTCGGCAACGTTTTCGGGGACGTGCCCCGCGATACCGCCCGCGCCGCCGTCCGCCGCGCGCTCGACCTCGGCATCAACTTCTTCGACACCTCCCC GTACTACGGCGGCACGGTCTCGGAGTCAGTCCTCGGCGATTGCCTCCGCCACGCGGCCGTTCCGCGGGACCGAGTCGTCGTCGCCACCAAGTGCGGCCGCTACAAAGACGAGGGTTTCGACTTCTCCGCCGACCGTGTGACGCGCAGCATAGACGAGAGCCTCGCCCGGCTGGGGCTGGACTACGTTGACATCCTCCACGCCCACGACATCGAGTTCACCCATCTCGACCAG ATTGTGAATGAGACAATTCCCGCGCTCCAGAAGATTAAGGAGAGTGGGAAGGCACGTTTCATTGGCATCACCGGGCTGCCCCTCAGCATCTACCCTTATGTCCTCGACAGGGTAGCACCAGGCTCGGTGGACCTGATTCTATCTTACTGCCACTACGGGATCAATGACACCTCCCTTGTTGATCTGCTCCCCTACTTGAAGAGCAAAGGTGTTGGGGTTATCAGTGCTTCGCCACTCTCCATGGGTCTTTTAACAGATAATGGGCCACCGGAGTGGCACCCTGCACCAGAACAACTTAAG TCAGCATGCAGGGCTGCAGCAGATCACTGTAGAAAGAAGGGGAGAAGCATTACCAAGCTAGCTATGCAGTAtagcttgatgaataatgaaatcTCGACAATTCTTGTTGGAATGAACTCTTCAGAACAG GTGGAGGAGAATGTGGCTGCTGCACTGGAGTTGTCAACATCAGGCATTGATGAAGAACTTCTGCGTGAAGTTGAAGCAATTCTTGAGCCTGTGAAGAACCTGACTTGGCCTAGCGGCATCCAACAAGTCTGA